In Candidatus Nomurabacteria bacterium, a genomic segment contains:
- a CDS encoding MFS transporter, whose amino-acid sequence MSRMHLRFRLRPTQPLGAIYALSFLTALGIATIEPFLALYLKTLVPLQFVGLIISASFTVSIVANLLGGRIIRKLHEQRALIFFLGLTTIALFLMGYIGHIVVLVVIFSLYTFAVTLVWFNVHLYVKHNSDAQHLSGNEGKLGVFVNLGVVLAPFIGGAVATRFDLPAVFVAAALITLIAFILFFELRPYDHEVVVTENENFWTSLKMFFRERELARIYFALFGLYFLYATWYFLPVLLTSHGLSVANLGLLYSLSAIPWVVLEYPIGRWADKKGERAFLITGFSILSVVGFLYGFGPSLPWIIAGLFIGVIGTSFIEQITFAAFFRRAGERDVERLSVFRSAMGLGQVTAPLLAAVLLSVAPLPFLFTFSGLLSLLFLANVLSLRRA is encoded by the coding sequence ATGTCGAGAATGCACCTACGGTTTCGCCTGCGTCCAACTCAACCTCTCGGGGCTATTTATGCGTTGAGCTTTTTAACAGCTCTGGGCATTGCAACTATTGAGCCTTTTTTGGCACTCTACTTAAAAACCCTTGTTCCGCTTCAGTTTGTTGGGTTAATCATTTCAGCCTCTTTCACTGTCAGTATTGTAGCCAACTTATTAGGTGGTCGAATTATTCGAAAGCTGCATGAGCAGCGAGCATTGATTTTTTTCCTAGGACTTACCACGATCGCCTTGTTCCTCATGGGATATATCGGTCATATCGTGGTTTTGGTGGTTATTTTTTCTCTGTATACCTTTGCGGTAACACTTGTCTGGTTTAATGTGCATTTATATGTGAAACATAATTCAGACGCTCAGCATCTCTCAGGCAATGAGGGTAAGCTAGGTGTATTTGTGAACCTTGGTGTTGTGTTGGCACCTTTTATTGGCGGCGCGGTAGCTACGCGATTTGACCTTCCGGCGGTTTTTGTTGCCGCAGCGTTAATAACACTTATCGCCTTTATTCTGTTTTTTGAACTTCGACCATATGACCATGAGGTGGTTGTGACAGAGAATGAAAATTTCTGGACATCTCTGAAAATGTTTTTTCGAGAAAGAGAGCTTGCCCGGATTTATTTTGCATTATTTGGTTTGTATTTTCTGTACGCTACTTGGTATTTCCTACCAGTACTCCTCACCAGTCATGGATTATCAGTGGCTAATCTTGGTCTACTCTATTCCTTGTCAGCTATTCCATGGGTGGTGCTTGAGTATCCAATCGGCCGATGGGCTGATAAAAAAGGGGAGCGAGCATTTCTTATTACCGGTTTCAGTATATTAAGTGTGGTAGGCTTTCTTTATGGCTTTGGCCCGAGCCTTCCCTGGATTATTGCAGGATTATTTATCGGGGTAATCGGAACAAGCTTCATCGAGCAGATTACCTTTGCGGCTTTTTTTCGCCGAGCTGGAGAGCGTGATGTAGAGCGATTAAGTGTTTTTCGTTCTGCAATGGGCTTAGGGCAAGTGACTGCGCCATTGTTGGCCGCTGTTTTACTTAGCGTAGCACCGCTTCCATTCCTTTTTACTTTTTCCGGATTACTCAGTCTTCTTTTCTTAGCAAACGTACTTAGTCTGCGGCGAGCATGA
- a CDS encoding 2'-5' RNA ligase family protein, translated as MHHNTIALDIVLFPPEEIAKEAKSYNEELLQQNPAGLCLDATHLPHMTLMQLYANSEKLPDIVDSIRTISHQFQALPLRINGIKGIALENERAFFLTLDPQPELFRLHRDLMNKLQTYEVATDAKAFLLDADEEARPSTLAYTKNFREQVSFDHFDPHITIGTGEQIDFRNPMEFLASQLAICHLGNFNTCRKILWETQLGR; from the coding sequence ATGCACCACAATACTATTGCCCTCGATATCGTACTTTTTCCACCGGAGGAAATCGCCAAAGAGGCAAAGTCTTACAATGAGGAATTGTTGCAGCAAAATCCAGCGGGTTTATGTTTAGACGCCACACACCTTCCTCATATGACGCTTATGCAGCTCTATGCAAACTCTGAGAAGCTGCCCGACATAGTAGACAGTATTAGGACCATCAGTCATCAATTCCAAGCACTGCCTTTACGAATAAATGGCATCAAGGGAATAGCGTTAGAAAATGAACGTGCTTTTTTCCTTACATTGGACCCACAGCCAGAGCTCTTCCGACTCCACCGTGATCTCATGAATAAACTTCAAACGTATGAAGTAGCGACTGATGCAAAGGCATTTCTACTTGATGCGGATGAGGAAGCTCGACCGAGCACTCTAGCCTATACCAAAAACTTCCGTGAGCAGGTAAGTTTTGATCACTTTGATCCTCATATAACCATTGGAACTGGTGAACAAATAGACTTTCGCAACCCAATGGAATTCCTAGCTAGTCAACTAGCAATCTGTCATCTAGGAAATTTCAATACCTGCCGAAAAATACTTTGGGAAACCCAATTAGGTAGATAG
- a CDS encoding ABC transporter permease, translating into MQSKLWIIAFREWWKIVRKKSFWAVIFLIPALYVVLLLVSTLSASSAEKKIQEQVKNAKEILVVDESGIILPEYYQGAIVSTMDASAARSAVQDKQADAAIIVPANVTETKQVELVVEDTSFATRGRFDDLAKNLLKQSILSKVGDNQEIELFNSDIAVTHTLYKDGDVVQGGIESLVLPIVAVVIYFLLVMMSSSYMLMSISEEKENRMIEIVRSIVPMRTLLWGKLLGLTAVALTQLLTLSAIILAIGMVSSATLIDINWSMVHISFGQILIALYFVFSGFFFIASIMVGVGAAMPNYRDAQQFSSIFIMLSILPIYLASILATDPGGSIARFFSFFPFTAPLVLLFRSSVDAIGIGELLLGVAAVFLYIVIGLYLAFAMFRIGSMEYTEKLSWKLLLHQRKR; encoded by the coding sequence ATGCAATCTAAGCTTTGGATTATTGCGTTTCGGGAGTGGTGGAAAATTGTTCGCAAAAAATCTTTTTGGGCAGTCATATTCCTTATTCCGGCGCTCTATGTAGTGCTCTTACTCGTATCAACTCTCTCGGCCAGTTCAGCAGAAAAGAAAATCCAAGAGCAAGTAAAAAATGCTAAAGAGATACTCGTTGTTGATGAGTCAGGGATTATTCTTCCAGAGTACTATCAGGGTGCCATTGTTTCGACGATGGATGCAAGCGCTGCCCGGAGCGCAGTTCAAGACAAGCAGGCGGATGCAGCGATTATTGTGCCTGCAAATGTGACTGAGACGAAACAAGTTGAGTTGGTGGTTGAGGATACCAGCTTTGCAACTCGCGGGCGTTTTGATGACTTAGCAAAAAACTTATTAAAGCAAAGCATACTTTCTAAAGTAGGTGATAACCAGGAAATAGAGTTATTTAACAGTGATATAGCGGTAACGCATACACTCTACAAAGACGGCGATGTTGTGCAAGGAGGAATTGAGAGCTTGGTTCTGCCGATCGTGGCTGTCGTAATATACTTCCTGCTCGTGATGATGTCCTCAAGTTATATGTTGATGAGTATTTCTGAGGAAAAGGAAAATCGCATGATTGAGATTGTTCGCTCAATCGTGCCAATGCGGACATTGTTATGGGGGAAGTTGCTTGGACTCACCGCAGTGGCGCTTACACAACTCCTCACTCTGAGCGCTATTATTCTCGCTATTGGCATGGTGTCTAGTGCAACCCTGATCGACATTAATTGGTCAATGGTTCACATTTCCTTTGGACAAATACTTATTGCTCTGTACTTTGTTTTTTCCGGCTTCTTCTTCATTGCGAGTATTATGGTTGGCGTGGGTGCGGCAATGCCAAACTATCGAGATGCGCAACAGTTTTCCTCGATCTTTATTATGCTTTCAATTCTGCCGATTTATCTCGCGAGTATTTTAGCGACTGATCCTGGTGGATCTATTGCTCGCTTCTTTAGCTTTTTTCCATTCACCGCACCGCTCGTTCTCTTATTCCGTTCATCAGTGGATGCAATAGGAATAGGGGAATTACTCCTAGGCGTTGCTGCAGTGTTCCTCTACATTGTGATTGGTCTGTATCTTGCTTTTGCGATGTTTCGCATTGGCTCAATGGAGTATACCGAGAAGCTATCCTGGAAACTCCTTCTTCATCAAAGAAAGCGCTAA
- a CDS encoding ABC transporter ATP-binding protein — translation MSDSVIRIEGFAKSFGSKEVVRDLSFEVGAGETFAFLGANGSGKTTTIRCLLGLLTPSKGVMRIFDQDYGPALAPKVGYLPEERGLYSDASVYETLKYFGELRGMSSMEAKKQSEEYLERVGLIDKKNERIKRLSSGQQQKVQLGIAILNQPKLLILDEPTRGLDPVNRSLLMDLLDGLKAQGSTIVFITHLMDEVERIADRLVMLKNGKRVLYGGVREVKESFGERMVDVRYKGDFPRNAELYEVELGNDAARLTLRPEVNPESVLRYLIEQNVAVSHFSLALPSLQEIFVRIQQDNAI, via the coding sequence ATGAGTGATTCAGTTATTCGCATCGAAGGTTTTGCAAAATCATTTGGATCAAAAGAGGTTGTTCGTGACCTCTCTTTTGAGGTTGGCGCAGGAGAGACCTTTGCTTTTCTCGGTGCAAACGGATCAGGTAAGACAACGACTATTCGTTGCCTCTTAGGTTTACTTACGCCGAGTAAGGGTGTCATGAGGATTTTTGACCAAGACTATGGTCCAGCCCTGGCACCGAAAGTTGGTTATCTCCCAGAGGAGCGGGGGTTGTATTCAGATGCGAGTGTATATGAGACGCTCAAGTATTTTGGCGAGCTGCGAGGGATGAGCTCAATGGAAGCTAAGAAGCAGAGCGAAGAATATTTAGAGCGTGTGGGTCTGATTGATAAGAAGAACGAGCGCATTAAGCGTCTCTCTTCTGGACAGCAGCAAAAGGTACAGCTAGGCATTGCCATACTTAATCAGCCAAAGTTGCTCATACTTGATGAGCCGACCCGCGGCTTAGACCCTGTGAACCGATCACTACTTATGGATTTGTTGGATGGATTAAAAGCGCAGGGGAGTACCATAGTCTTCATTACTCACCTCATGGATGAGGTAGAACGGATTGCCGATCGATTAGTTATGTTAAAGAATGGCAAGCGCGTCCTCTACGGAGGTGTCCGAGAAGTGAAGGAAAGCTTTGGTGAGCGAATGGTGGATGTACGCTATAAGGGTGATTTTCCAAGGAATGCAGAATTGTATGAAGTGGAGCTTGGTAATGATGCTGCGCGGTTAACCTTACGCCCTGAAGTAAATCCAGAGAGTGTGCTGCGCTATTTAATTGAGCAAAATGTTGCAGTTTCTCATTTTTCCTTAGCTCTACCTTCATTGCAGGAAATTTTTGTTCGTATCCAACAAGACAATGCAATCTAA
- a CDS encoding response regulator yields the protein MPVKKILVVEDDSALLRALGDKLEHEKFTVLRASDGIQGLSVAMQEHPDLILLDIVMPKMDGITMLSQLRDDEWGSDVPVMMLTNLNDADKVQKALENKVFDFLVKADWKLEDLVEKVKTKLGV from the coding sequence ATGCCAGTAAAAAAAATTCTCGTTGTTGAAGATGATTCAGCATTACTTCGGGCACTCGGTGATAAGTTAGAGCATGAAAAGTTTACAGTGCTTCGAGCTAGTGATGGTATACAGGGACTATCAGTAGCAATGCAGGAACATCCTGACCTCATTCTGCTCGATATTGTCATGCCTAAGATGGATGGGATTACCATGTTGTCACAATTACGGGATGATGAGTGGGGGAGCGACGTGCCGGTTATGATGTTGACCAACTTAAATGATGCTGACAAAGTGCAGAAAGCGCTTGAGAATAAGGTTTTTGATTTTCTCGTAAAGGCAGACTGGAAGCTAGAAGATTTAGTTGAAAAAGTGAAAACGAAACTCGGCGTCTAG
- a CDS encoding response regulator yields the protein MQSTKTILVIEDDPSIRQALCQKLSKEKYTCLEAPDGMAGLNVAFSKHPDLILLDIVMPKMDGMTMLEKLREDDWGKNVKVMILTNLDYAGEKDKAIAGGVSQFIVKSEWTLEDIIKKIKEGLK from the coding sequence ATGCAGAGTACAAAAACAATACTGGTTATCGAGGATGATCCGTCAATTCGTCAGGCGCTTTGTCAAAAGTTGTCAAAAGAAAAGTACACTTGCTTGGAGGCTCCTGATGGTATGGCGGGTTTAAATGTTGCCTTTAGTAAACATCCCGATCTCATCCTGCTCGATATTGTCATGCCTAAGATGGACGGGATGACAATGTTGGAAAAACTCCGTGAGGATGATTGGGGTAAAAATGTCAAAGTCATGATATTGACCAATTTAGATTATGCCGGGGAAAAAGATAAGGCAATCGCCGGCGGGGTGAGTCAGTTTATAGTGAAATCAGAATGGACTTTAGAAGATATAATTAAAAAAATTAAGGAAGGGTTAAAATAA
- a CDS encoding response regulator has translation MVQKIDKVILVVEDERPLASAIQKKLESRDFSVVCARTSEQALHYIEEIDRIDVIWLDHYLLGSDNGLHFLAKIKAEDSRWKNIPVFVVSNTASADAQKAYLQLGIQNYFTKTDHRLDAIVDAIERSLDLKE, from the coding sequence ATGGTACAAAAAATTGATAAGGTTATACTTGTAGTTGAGGATGAGCGCCCTCTCGCCAGCGCAATCCAAAAAAAACTTGAAAGTCGAGATTTTTCTGTAGTATGCGCCCGAACATCTGAACAGGCCTTGCATTACATTGAAGAGATTGATCGTATTGATGTGATTTGGCTAGATCATTATTTATTAGGAAGTGATAATGGCCTTCATTTCCTGGCAAAGATAAAGGCTGAAGATTCCCGCTGGAAAAATATCCCAGTTTTTGTCGTTTCAAATACTGCAAGTGCTGATGCGCAAAAAGCCTATCTTCAACTTGGTATTCAAAATTATTTCACTAAAACCGACCATCGACTCGATGCAATTGTCGATGCAATCGAGCGCTCGTTAGACCTTAAGGAGTAA
- a CDS encoding PAS domain S-box protein, giving the protein MGIRIRLALIFLVLAAIPMLVLGFLVFFQARTNLEARILEQEKGVVESEAVHVEDELETYYRLVLSLRDYPSLTKLPGSENEARTQAITETQQIFQSFLKADPRIFRIKYLDLDGKEMVRVDGDNGVVQIVEGSQLEDESAWEYFQEAQSSNTDVFISPYDLNIAYGKIQEPYVPVLRVVAKVRNDETKVIEGYVVLNLHANDVIQEGLRSVSTETQYEVLIDSEGNILIHPDSYLLYGFVLPNRANYFVLHPEMKDRVAAFDEAIERDSDDQEFRTWKKVFYDPAHPERYWALISVYTESSLFAPVTVLSNEAIRIGVLSLIAITAITFLLASLITSPLRTLTEASNAIAQNNFSKPLPLNRFSASNEISLLAKSFEKMRGVVEKNRSTLEKRVADRTAELSRNLTLVERQKKGLAESKAKLTQSLKDVKQEKDRSLLLAQDLKKFGLAVDQASDQIVITNPDGIIVYANDATTKITGFSANEIIGKKAGGRELWGGLMPKAFYSKFWTTIFQKKLTFKGEVKNKRKNGEIYEASVTVSPVLDDDNNVLFFVGIERDITKEKEIDRAKTEFVSLASHQLRTPISAINWYAEMLLDGDVGKLKKNQLEYVKEIYHGNQRMVDLVNALLNVSRIELGTLAVDPQPTDITELCRVSASLLQPMINEKEIKLVMQTKKGIPLIHLDPKLIQIVFDNLLSNAVKYTPEKGKIWVKMYLEQKNAIVEIKDNGYGIPQKQQDKIFTKLFRADNVKVRETDGTGLGLYIAKAVVEMAGGKISFVSEEGKGTTFLVSLPIKGMRAQQGNKGLISS; this is encoded by the coding sequence ATGGGTATACGAATACGACTTGCGCTCATATTTCTAGTACTCGCTGCTATTCCTATGCTTGTGCTGGGGTTTTTAGTATTTTTTCAGGCTAGGACAAATTTAGAAGCCAGAATCTTAGAACAAGAAAAAGGGGTAGTGGAGTCAGAGGCTGTACATGTGGAAGATGAACTAGAAACGTATTACCGCCTTGTGCTTTCTTTGCGTGATTATCCAAGCCTCACAAAATTACCAGGCAGTGAAAACGAGGCTCGTACTCAGGCGATTACCGAGACTCAACAAATATTTCAATCTTTTCTAAAGGCCGACCCAAGAATTTTTCGTATAAAGTATCTCGATCTGGATGGCAAAGAGATGGTGCGTGTAGACGGAGATAACGGGGTTGTTCAAATAGTAGAAGGATCTCAACTTGAGGATGAATCAGCGTGGGAGTACTTTCAGGAAGCGCAAAGTTCTAATACTGATGTTTTCATTTCCCCATATGATTTAAATATCGCGTATGGAAAAATACAAGAGCCCTATGTGCCAGTGCTGAGAGTTGTAGCCAAGGTTCGAAACGACGAGACTAAAGTCATTGAGGGCTATGTTGTGCTCAACTTGCATGCAAATGATGTTATTCAGGAAGGTCTCCGAAGTGTAAGCACCGAAACTCAGTACGAGGTCCTCATTGATAGTGAGGGAAATATACTTATACATCCGGATTCTTATTTGCTTTACGGCTTTGTCCTGCCTAACCGAGCAAATTATTTTGTACTTCATCCAGAAATGAAGGATCGTGTAGCCGCGTTTGATGAGGCGATTGAGCGAGATAGCGATGATCAAGAGTTCCGTACTTGGAAGAAGGTTTTTTATGACCCAGCTCATCCTGAACGTTATTGGGCGCTCATCTCTGTGTACACGGAGAGTAGTTTGTTCGCACCAGTCACCGTGCTTAGTAATGAGGCGATTCGGATTGGTGTGTTAAGTCTTATTGCCATTACCGCGATCACTTTTCTGCTCGCGAGCCTTATCACCTCACCGTTGCGCACCCTCACTGAGGCATCTAATGCCATAGCGCAAAATAATTTTTCAAAACCTCTACCGCTTAATCGTTTTAGTGCAAGCAACGAGATTTCTCTCTTAGCAAAATCGTTTGAGAAAATGCGTGGCGTAGTAGAAAAGAATCGCAGTACTTTAGAAAAAAGAGTAGCAGATCGTACCGCTGAACTTAGTCGAAATCTCACCCTTGTAGAGCGTCAAAAAAAAGGTTTAGCTGAATCAAAAGCTAAACTAACCCAGTCTCTGAAGGATGTGAAGCAAGAAAAAGATCGATCCTTACTCTTAGCTCAGGACTTAAAGAAATTTGGCTTAGCGGTAGATCAGGCTTCCGATCAAATAGTAATTACAAATCCGGATGGGATTATTGTATATGCTAATGACGCAACAACAAAAATAACTGGTTTTTCAGCCAATGAGATAATAGGTAAGAAGGCGGGTGGGCGAGAGCTTTGGGGCGGCCTCATGCCAAAAGCATTTTATAGCAAGTTTTGGACTACAATTTTTCAAAAGAAGCTTACTTTTAAAGGTGAGGTAAAAAATAAGCGCAAGAACGGTGAGATATATGAAGCATCGGTGACAGTTAGTCCGGTATTAGATGACGATAACAATGTGTTATTCTTTGTAGGTATTGAAAGAGATATTACAAAGGAAAAAGAAATCGATCGAGCAAAAACTGAGTTTGTTTCTCTAGCTTCTCATCAATTACGTACGCCTATTTCAGCGATTAATTGGTATGCTGAAATGCTGCTAGATGGTGACGTGGGTAAGCTGAAAAAAAATCAGCTTGAATATGTGAAGGAAATATACCACGGTAATCAACGCATGGTGGATTTGGTAAATGCATTATTAAATGTCTCTCGCATAGAGCTAGGAACTTTAGCTGTAGATCCTCAACCAACGGATATTACCGAGCTGTGTCGAGTGAGCGCGTCGCTACTTCAACCAATGATCAATGAAAAAGAAATTAAGTTAGTGATGCAAACTAAAAAGGGGATCCCATTAATCCATCTTGATCCAAAATTGATTCAGATAGTGTTTGATAATCTCCTTAGCAATGCAGTAAAGTATACCCCCGAAAAAGGTAAAATTTGGGTTAAAATGTATCTTGAACAAAAAAATGCCATCGTGGAAATTAAAGATAACGGTTATGGCATACCTCAGAAACAGCAAGATAAGATCTTCACAAAACTTTTCCGAGCTGATAATGTAAAAGTAAGGGAGACAGACGGTACTGGTCTAGGTCTCTATATTGCAAAAGCGGTCGTAGAAATGGCCGGAGGGAAAATCAGCTTTGTTTCAGAAGAGGGAAAGGGTACGACATTTTTAGTAAGTCTGCCTATTAAAGGTATGCGAGCACAGCAGGGAAATAAGGGTTTAATAAGTTCATAA
- the wrbA gene encoding NAD(P)H:quinone oxidoreductase gives MQTKIHTKKLSVLVLFYSFTGKTAELAKIIAQGAREIGDVEVKVMRVPELLPASFFRKNPKLKKVHNSLTKEFPEASLDDFINADGVALGTPVHFGSFASQLKQFLDGLSPIWLEGKLVNKPAAVFCSGGSIHSGEEATLLSLIIPLLNLGMIPVGIPYPVQGEGVDFDAGSPYGGIFVSGHRGEKKLSQGDKKVARLLGRRLASMTNFLNCSCEGCLRYDFRKKER, from the coding sequence ATGCAAACAAAAATTCATACAAAAAAGCTTTCAGTGCTCGTGCTTTTTTATAGTTTTACCGGTAAGACAGCAGAGTTGGCTAAAATTATTGCGCAGGGAGCACGAGAGATAGGTGATGTTGAAGTGAAGGTAATGAGAGTTCCCGAGCTTTTGCCCGCTTCTTTTTTTCGAAAAAACCCAAAGTTAAAAAAAGTGCATAATAGCTTGACTAAAGAGTTCCCTGAAGCAAGTTTAGACGATTTTATTAACGCTGATGGAGTCGCGCTGGGAACCCCGGTGCATTTTGGTTCTTTTGCTTCTCAGTTGAAGCAATTCCTTGATGGTTTATCACCTATATGGTTAGAGGGGAAGTTGGTGAATAAGCCAGCTGCAGTATTCTGTTCAGGTGGTAGTATTCACTCTGGTGAAGAAGCAACATTACTTTCATTGATTATTCCTTTATTAAATCTAGGCATGATTCCAGTAGGTATCCCTTATCCAGTACAAGGGGAGGGTGTTGATTTTGATGCCGGCAGTCCATATGGGGGTATTTTTGTAAGTGGGCATCGAGGAGAGAAGAAGTTGAGTCAGGGCGATAAGAAGGTAGCCCGGCTCCTTGGTCGACGTTTAGCCAGTATGACAAATTTTCTTAATTGCAGCTGCGAGGGCTGCTTGCGTTACGATTTCCGTAAAAAGGAGCGATAA
- a CDS encoding AbrB/MazE/SpoVT family DNA-binding domain-containing protein — MKNTHHDAHHFFGTTTLGEKGQVVIPAETRKALNLKPGDKLLVFGMGKNMITLTKFEQLEKFTNIMSKRLDGLRKILRDA; from the coding sequence ATGAAAAATACACATCATGATGCTCACCACTTCTTTGGAACGACCACGCTAGGTGAAAAAGGTCAGGTGGTAATACCGGCCGAGACGAGAAAGGCGCTGAATTTAAAGCCAGGCGACAAACTGCTAGTCTTTGGCATGGGTAAAAATATGATCACGCTGACAAAGTTTGAACAGCTCGAGAAATTTACCAATATTATGAGCAAGCGACTCGACGGCCTGCGTAAAATCCTCCGAGACGCTTAA
- a CDS encoding ABC transporter ATP-binding protein, whose protein sequence is MRTLLRFVRPYTWTIVLLVGFVYASVAANLALPDYMANIINNGIVGKDIGLVWRTGLEMLAISLGGAAASFFVTLLASRIASGFSRDVREALFSKIESFSLSEFNTFSTASLITRSTNDVQQLQTVLVILLRMALMAPIMGIWAIIKAYTNAPSMTWLMGLAVGVLLVIISVILAIAIPKFTALQKLVDKLNLVTRELLTGLRVIRAFHREEAEETKFDKANVELTQLNLFVNRLMILLQPIMIFIMNVTTLAIVWYGAKLVDAGDLQIGQMIAFMQYAMQAVFAFLLITMVFIMVPRASVSAKRIGEVLRTKATILDPEKPEQVEKLQNGKVEFDHVTFSYGQADTPVLHDISFTAESNQTTAFIGSTGSGKSTLINLIPRFYDVSSGAIRIDGLDIRQLRQEDLYSRIGFVPQKGVLFSGTVRSNLTYGAPDASEEEIRRVAHIAQADEFIEKLEGAYGAPISQGGTNVSGGQKQRLSIARAILHKPLIYIFDDSFSALDFATDAKLRNALRNETRNKTVLIVAQRISTIMNADKIVVLNEGRIVGQGKHAELMETCQVYREIALSQLSEEELQGSGIKTLSAANA, encoded by the coding sequence ATGCGCACACTCCTCCGCTTCGTCCGTCCTTATACATGGACCATAGTTTTATTGGTTGGCTTTGTGTATGCCAGCGTGGCTGCCAACCTGGCTTTGCCCGATTATATGGCCAATATTATTAATAATGGCATTGTGGGTAAGGATATTGGCCTGGTCTGGCGAACAGGGTTGGAGATGCTCGCAATATCACTTGGTGGAGCAGCGGCCAGCTTCTTTGTTACCCTACTCGCCTCTCGTATTGCCAGTGGGTTTTCCCGTGACGTGCGAGAAGCGCTTTTTAGTAAGATCGAAAGCTTTTCTTTAAGCGAATTTAATACCTTCTCAACCGCTTCACTCATTACCCGCTCAACAAACGATGTCCAACAGTTGCAAACGGTGCTAGTCATCCTCCTACGTATGGCCCTAATGGCGCCAATTATGGGTATCTGGGCGATTATTAAAGCCTACACAAACGCTCCGTCAATGACCTGGCTCATGGGTCTAGCAGTCGGTGTATTATTAGTGATTATTTCAGTTATTCTGGCTATTGCGATTCCGAAGTTTACTGCCCTGCAAAAGTTAGTTGATAAGTTAAACCTTGTTACTCGCGAGTTACTCACTGGACTTCGGGTTATCCGGGCCTTTCACCGCGAAGAAGCTGAGGAAACAAAATTTGATAAAGCGAATGTTGAGCTTACGCAGCTTAACCTCTTTGTGAATCGACTCATGATCCTCCTGCAGCCAATTATGATATTCATCATGAATGTTACTACATTGGCAATTGTTTGGTATGGCGCAAAGTTAGTTGATGCAGGAGACCTCCAAATCGGTCAAATGATTGCCTTTATGCAGTATGCCATGCAGGCCGTCTTTGCTTTCCTGTTGATCACTATGGTCTTTATTATGGTCCCTCGGGCTTCTGTCTCGGCTAAGCGCATTGGCGAAGTATTACGAACCAAGGCCACTATTCTTGACCCGGAAAAACCTGAGCAAGTTGAAAAACTGCAAAACGGAAAAGTGGAATTTGACCACGTTACCTTTTCCTACGGCCAAGCTGACACTCCTGTGCTGCACGATATTTCCTTCACCGCTGAATCAAATCAAACCACGGCCTTTATCGGAAGTACTGGGAGCGGCAAGTCTACTTTGATCAACCTTATCCCCCGCTTTTATGATGTGAGCTCCGGGGCTATTCGTATCGATGGTCTAGATATTCGACAACTACGCCAAGAGGATCTCTACAGTCGGATCGGTTTTGTTCCACAGAAGGGCGTCTTATTCTCCGGCACGGTGCGTAGTAATCTCACCTATGGGGCTCCAGATGCCAGTGAAGAGGAAATTCGCCGAGTTGCCCACATTGCCCAAGCTGATGAATTCATTGAGAAACTTGAAGGTGCTTATGGCGCGCCTATTTCTCAGGGCGGTACAAATGTTTCCGGTGGACAAAAACAACGCCTCTCCATCGCCCGAGCAATTCTGCATAAGCCACTCATCTATATCTTCGATGATAGTTTTTCAGCACTTGATTTCGCCACAGACGCAAAATTACGAAATGCGCTACGCAATGAGACAAGAAACAAAACGGTCTTGATTGTTGCCCAACGCATTAGCACTATTATGAATGCTGACAAGATTGTCGTGTTAAACGAAGGTCGGATTGTTGGACAAGGCAAGCACGCTGAGCTCATGGAAACTTGCCAAGTCTATCGTGAGATCGCACTATCTCAACTCTCAGAGGAAGAACTACAGGGCTCAGGAATAAAGACACTAAGTGCAGCAAACGCATGA